A region from the Hydra vulgaris chromosome 08, alternate assembly HydraT2T_AEP genome encodes:
- the LOC105844006 gene encoding melanin-concentrating hormone receptor 1, producing MNNTTINIIISKVFETWKKTKPTKQSEWFLVFSFGLVCFFGVVGNAFVVYVFGFKRKYKLKFDWLILCLGIVDFFSSLLNPPLFIYLTFNKYQYWHFGELGCKIIPALGPIMSSISSGILLIIAIDRYLAIVSNLKGSSIQCGTIKVALMIDILLSICVYLHYIIGLKFERNKYNDGFYCKVPDVRYYNFSIPNCILIIFRFVVFVVVFTFTNVEIYLKLRRCREQSFCKNLRLRHSKNSKSAVYVLTTMGVVFILLVFPKEIFHLVYSLSWMGSGNGIRHTPIIVEINAWLKVLHTANSCANVFIYSQMHKVYRKQMIKLFKKNILKTDFFKLEKNLRKLSTHLQNKTFFQSLNSVTKKVERRRKYFLNKINK from the coding sequence ATGAATAACACAACAATTAATATCATTATTTCAAAGGTATTTGAAacttggaaaaaaacaaaaccaacTAAGCAATCTGAATGGTTTTTAGTGTTTTCTTTTGGACTTGTATGTTTTTTTGGAGTTGTAGGAAATGCGTTTGTAGTATACGTGTTtggttttaaaagaaagtacAAATTGAAATTTGATTGGTTGATTCTATGTTTAGgaatagttgattttttttcatcacttcTAAATCCCccattgtttatttatttaacatttaataaataccaGTATTGGCACTTTGGTGAACTTGGGTGTAAAATTATTCCAGCGTTAGGTCCAATTATGTCATCTATTTCATCAGGTATATTGTTAATCATTGCCATCGATCGATACTTGGCAATTGTGTCTAATTTAAAAGGATCTTCCATTCAATGTGGAACCATTAAAGTAGCCTTAATGATAGATATACTTTTATCAATCTGTGTCTATCTTCATTATATCATAGGATTAAAGTTTGAACGAAACAAATACAATGATGGTTTTTATTGCAAAGTACCGGATGTAAGATATTACAATTTTTCGATACCAAATTGCATTCTCATTATATttcgttttgtagtttttgttgttgtgtttacttttacaaacgtagaaatatacttaaaattaagAAGATGCCGAGAACAATCGTTTTGCAAGAACTTAAGACTTCGACATAGCAAAAATTCTAAATCTGCAGTTTATGTGTTGACAACGATGGGTGTTGTGTTTATTTTGCTTGTGTTCCCAAAAGAGATTTTTCACTTGGTATATAGTTTGTCATGGATGGGAAGCGGTAATGGCATCAGGCACACACCTATTATAGTTGAAATTAATGCTTGGCTAAAAGTGCTTCACACAGCCAATAGTTGCGcaaacgtttttatttattcGCAGATGCATAAAGTTTACCGCAAACAAatgattaaactttttaaaaaaaacatcttaaaaactgattttttcaaactagaAAAAAACTTGAGAAAGTTAAGTACACATctccaaaataaaacatttttccaaAGTTTAAACTCTGTCACAAAAAAGGTGGAAAGAAGGAGaaagtactttttaaataaaataaataaataa